In one Paracholeplasma manati genomic region, the following are encoded:
- a CDS encoding SOS response-associated peptidase translates to MCGRFTIAVSLDDLKDYLHETYDIEDISDQITSPRYNVAPGQDIIVVLSDRVKYRVGLIKWGFVPPFSTDEKVGYMMINAKSETLHEKKAFKPSFETKRCVIIADGFFEWAQNERLKQAMRITVKNQKIFSMAGLWTTWTKPDGSKLYTCTIITTAANKQMSKIHERMPVILDKKAEKVWLNPDNVDLNQLKKLLNTNEALDLSIYPVTNAIGSPAFNTMECISPIKINEAPSLF, encoded by the coding sequence ATGTGTGGTCGATTTACGATTGCTGTATCCTTAGATGATTTAAAAGATTATTTACATGAAACCTATGACATCGAAGATATTTCTGATCAAATCACATCCCCTAGATACAACGTTGCACCAGGTCAAGACATCATTGTGGTGCTATCGGATCGTGTAAAGTATCGTGTGGGTTTAATCAAGTGGGGTTTTGTCCCACCGTTTTCAACCGATGAAAAAGTGGGTTATATGATGATTAATGCGAAGTCTGAAACCCTGCATGAAAAAAAGGCCTTTAAGCCTTCGTTTGAAACCAAACGCTGCGTCATCATCGCGGATGGCTTTTTTGAGTGGGCTCAAAATGAGCGACTCAAACAAGCGATGCGAATTACCGTTAAAAATCAAAAAATATTCTCGATGGCAGGGCTATGGACTACCTGGACCAAACCCGATGGTTCAAAACTATATACATGCACGATTATTACCACCGCTGCGAATAAACAAATGTCTAAAATACACGAACGTATGCCTGTGATTTTGGATAAAAAAGCCGAAAAGGTTTGGTTAAATCCTGACAATGTCGATTTAAATCAATTGAAAAAGCTACTAAACACCAATGAAGCCTTAGATTTATCGATTTACCCAGTTACCAACGCGATTGGATCACCCGCTTTTAACACCATGGAATGCATTTCACCCATCAAAATAAATGAAGCCCCTAGTTTGTTCTAG